In the genome of Acidobacteriota bacterium, one region contains:
- a CDS encoding alpha/beta hydrolase-fold protein, protein MRSLLVVLCLVLLSPTLLLADPIVIGETATVRSEVLDENRTLMISLPGSYREEGTKRYPVLWVLDAETRFLHTLGTVRSLARTGHIPELIVIGVTNTDRTRDLTPPWKGDPMEGRDQQREAGGGADNFLEFLTDEAMPGVNKSYRTVPFHILSGHSFGGLFAVHAFSQRPDAYAAVIAISPSLWWDHGRPVDEMIALLDRRPDLAGRLYATLGDEGGDMQAQFKRLTEVLRHRAPASLDWSARILEGEDHGTVPLPTVYGAMRHLFDRWRPPTFAAADGIAGLEQHYTDLSATYGFEIAVPENRVNNLGYAALGDGKVDEAIALFERNVRDYPDSANVYDSLGEGLEAAGRLEEARDNYRRAVSMGSKVQDPNLSAYQAHLTAVQSKLAGN, encoded by the coding sequence ATGAGAAGCCTACTCGTCGTCCTCTGCCTCGTCCTCCTCTCGCCGACTCTGCTGCTCGCCGACCCGATCGTCATCGGCGAAACGGCGACGGTCCGTTCGGAAGTCCTCGACGAGAACCGCACCCTGATGATCTCGCTGCCGGGCAGCTATCGCGAAGAGGGCACGAAACGCTATCCCGTGCTCTGGGTGCTGGACGCCGAGACCCGCTTCCTCCACACCCTCGGTACCGTTCGCAGCCTCGCCCGCACTGGCCATATCCCCGAGCTCATCGTCATCGGGGTCACCAACACCGATCGCACCCGCGACCTCACGCCGCCCTGGAAGGGCGACCCGATGGAAGGCCGCGACCAGCAGCGGGAGGCCGGCGGTGGAGCCGACAATTTCCTCGAGTTCCTCACCGACGAGGCCATGCCCGGAGTCAACAAGAGCTACCGCACGGTGCCCTTCCACATCCTCTCCGGCCACTCCTTCGGCGGCCTCTTCGCGGTCCACGCCTTTAGCCAGCGGCCGGATGCTTACGCCGCCGTCATCGCCATCAGCCCCAGCCTGTGGTGGGACCACGGCCGACCGGTGGACGAGATGATCGCCTTGCTCGACCGCCGCCCGGATCTCGCCGGTCGCCTCTACGCCACCCTCGGCGATGAGGGTGGAGACATGCAGGCCCAGTTCAAGCGCCTCACCGAGGTGCTGCGCCACCGGGCGCCGGCCAGCCTCGACTGGTCGGCCCGCATTCTCGAAGGGGAGGACCACGGAACCGTTCCCCTGCCCACCGTCTACGGCGCCATGCGTCATCTCTTCGACCGCTGGCGGCCACCGACCTTCGCCGCCGCCGACGGCATCGCCGGCCTCGAACAGCACTACACCGACCTCTCGGCCACCTACGGCTTCGAAATCGCCGTACCCGAGAACCGCGTCAACAACCTGGGCTACGCCGCCCTCGGCGACGGTAAGGTCGACGAAGCCATCGCCCTGTTCGAACGCAACGTGCGGGACTACCCCGATTCGGCCAACGTCTACGACAGTCTCGGCGAAGGCCTGGAAGCGGCCGGGCGCCTCGAAGAGGCACGCGACAACTACCGCCGCGCCGTGTCGATGGGGAGCAAAGTCCAGGACCCCAATCTGAGCGCCTACCAGGCCCACCTGACGGCGGTGCAGTCCAAGCTGGCCGGCAACTGA
- a CDS encoding ABC transporter permease → MTRYFLRRLAASLILLWLVVSLTFVLLQAAPGDPLANLMETGRGRLPPEHEARLKAIYGLDQPLHQQYLSWLSAAVRGDWGYSIARQRPVAQIVREALPTTLSLAFAAILVEYLIAVPLGVWAARRAGSAGDHGLRLVTMVAWATPSFWLGLMALFTFSYWLPWFPGGHLSSPGASSWPLGAQLLDRLHHLILPALVLGGVAAGGTSRFVRNGLLEQLGQDYIRTARAKGLPENRVVWRHGMRNTLIPLLQLLGLSLPTLLNGSLVTEIVFSLPGLGLVTVQALLARDLPVILATTALSGFLVIFANFAADLLHAVLDPRVRRA, encoded by the coding sequence TTGACCCGCTACTTCCTGCGCCGCCTGGCGGCGTCGCTGATCCTCCTCTGGCTGGTGGTCAGCCTGACCTTCGTGCTCCTGCAGGCGGCGCCGGGGGATCCCCTCGCCAACCTCATGGAGACCGGTCGCGGCCGCCTGCCTCCGGAGCACGAGGCCCGCTTGAAGGCCATCTACGGCCTCGACCAACCGCTGCATCAGCAGTACCTCTCCTGGCTTTCAGCGGCGGTGCGCGGCGACTGGGGCTACTCCATCGCGCGTCAGCGGCCGGTGGCCCAGATCGTTCGGGAAGCTCTGCCGACGACTCTGTCGCTGGCCTTCGCCGCCATCCTGGTGGAGTACCTGATCGCCGTTCCCCTGGGCGTCTGGGCGGCGCGCCGAGCCGGCTCCGCCGGCGATCACGGCCTGCGCCTGGTCACCATGGTGGCCTGGGCGACACCGAGCTTCTGGCTCGGCCTGATGGCCCTTTTCACCTTCAGCTATTGGCTACCCTGGTTTCCCGGCGGGCATTTGAGCTCGCCGGGAGCCTCGAGCTGGCCCCTCGGCGCTCAGCTCCTCGACCGACTCCATCACCTGATCCTGCCGGCCTTGGTCCTCGGCGGCGTCGCCGCCGGCGGCACGTCGCGGTTCGTGCGCAACGGTCTGCTCGAGCAGCTCGGCCAGGACTACATCCGCACCGCCCGCGCCAAGGGCCTGCCGGAGAACCGAGTGGTCTGGCGCCACGGCATGCGCAACACCTTGATCCCGCTGCTCCAGCTCCTCGGCCTTTCCCTGCCGACGCTGCTCAACGGCTCACTGGTCACCGAGATCGTCTTCAGCCTGCCGGGCCTCGGCCTGGTGACGGTGCAAGCCCTCCTCGCCCGCGACCTGCCGGTGATCCTGGCCACCACCGCCCTGAGCGGCTTCCTGGTGATCTTCGCCAACTTCGCTGCCGACCTCCTCCACGCCGTCCTCGACCCGCGGGTACGCCGTGCCTGA
- a CDS encoding ABC transporter substrate-binding protein has product MKSARTLSLLIVLTLLGTTACAPPPEPIEASDEPRRGGQIVIGTTADMGSTNPLIVGSNRPTDMILRHVYLQLVRERADFESGPPSFAPDLAESWQWSEDHKVVTFALRQDARWSDGTPVTAADVRFTWQAQMDPDIAWDTAYAKESITDVEVVDQHTVRVHFDRVYPNQMLDLNESYILPQHLWGRVPFAEWRQKSEWFRDNAVYSGAFEIASWTPQQEIVLERNEAYYDPELPRLDRVIYRIVPDQTNHVTQLLSGSIDMAGTLSPENLERLEEQPHIELRSFWGPSYIFIAWNQRSPLFQERDVREALTLAIDRATMVESLWGDKGRVANSPIIQNVWIHNPDLEPYAYDPNRAKELLAKHGWRDTDGDGVLDRDGQPFAFDLMTNEGNRQRIDATVIIQSQLARLGIQATPRILEFQSFVKKTNEGEYDAALSGWTMPTTLDFRYAFHSDEIGHGSNFIAYSNPDTDRLLDQIAAQSELADAEPLLLELQEVLNQQLPYTILWESKRIVGMNRRIRDANPNVLFVHYDLPQWWVDS; this is encoded by the coding sequence ATGAAAAGCGCACGTACTCTCTCCCTCTTGATCGTCCTGACGCTCCTCGGGACCACCGCTTGCGCGCCGCCTCCGGAGCCCATTGAAGCCAGCGACGAGCCCCGCCGCGGCGGTCAGATCGTGATCGGGACCACCGCCGACATGGGCAGCACCAACCCCCTGATCGTCGGCTCCAACCGGCCGACGGACATGATCCTGCGACACGTCTACCTGCAGCTGGTTCGGGAGCGCGCCGACTTCGAAAGCGGTCCGCCGAGCTTCGCCCCGGATCTCGCCGAGAGCTGGCAGTGGTCCGAGGACCACAAAGTGGTGACCTTTGCGCTGCGCCAGGATGCCCGCTGGAGCGACGGCACGCCGGTCACCGCCGCCGACGTGCGCTTCACCTGGCAAGCCCAGATGGATCCCGACATCGCCTGGGATACGGCCTACGCCAAGGAGTCGATCACCGACGTCGAAGTGGTCGATCAGCACACGGTTCGGGTCCACTTCGACCGCGTCTACCCCAACCAGATGCTCGATCTCAACGAGAGCTACATTCTGCCGCAACACCTGTGGGGTCGAGTTCCCTTTGCCGAATGGCGCCAGAAGAGCGAGTGGTTCCGCGACAACGCGGTGTATTCAGGCGCCTTCGAGATCGCCTCCTGGACGCCGCAACAGGAGATCGTGCTGGAGCGCAACGAGGCGTACTACGACCCCGAGCTGCCGCGCCTCGACCGGGTGATCTACCGCATCGTGCCGGACCAGACCAACCACGTCACCCAGCTGCTCTCGGGCTCCATCGACATGGCCGGCACCCTCTCCCCGGAGAATCTCGAACGCCTCGAGGAACAACCGCACATCGAGCTGCGCTCGTTCTGGGGCCCGAGCTACATCTTCATCGCCTGGAACCAGCGCAGCCCCCTGTTCCAAGAGCGAGACGTACGCGAAGCGCTCACCCTCGCCATCGACCGCGCGACCATGGTGGAGTCGCTGTGGGGCGACAAGGGGCGGGTCGCCAATTCACCGATCATCCAGAACGTGTGGATCCACAACCCCGACCTCGAGCCCTACGCCTACGACCCCAACCGTGCCAAGGAGCTGCTCGCCAAGCACGGTTGGCGCGACACCGACGGCGACGGCGTGCTCGACCGCGACGGCCAGCCCTTCGCCTTCGACCTGATGACCAACGAAGGCAACCGCCAGCGCATCGACGCCACGGTCATCATCCAAAGCCAGCTCGCCCGCCTCGGGATTCAAGCGACGCCACGCATTCTCGAGTTCCAATCCTTCGTCAAGAAGACCAACGAAGGCGAGTATGACGCCGCCTTGAGCGGCTGGACGATGCCGACCACGCTCGACTTCCGCTACGCCTTCCACAGCGACGAGATCGGCCACGGCTCGAACTTCATCGCCTACTCGAACCCGGACACCGATCGCCTCCTCGACCAGATCGCCGCCCAGAGCGAGCTCGCCGACGCCGAGCCGCTGCTCCTCGAGCTGCAAGAGGTTCTCAACCAGCAGCTTCCCTACACCATCCTCTGGGAGTCGAAGCGCATCGTCGGCATGAATCGGCGAATTCGCGACGCCAACCCGAATGTGCTGTTCGTCCACTACGACCTGCCGCAGTGGTGGGTCGACTCGTGA
- the queA gene encoding tRNA preQ1(34) S-adenosylmethionine ribosyltransferase-isomerase QueA, protein MLTDDFDFELPEAAIAQQPVARGSSRLLVVDEAARERRHRRVSDLADLLLPGDLLVVNDTRVIPARLFARRAATGARIELLLIEKVDDTLWDVLARPGRKARPGTRLELAEGLEGRTESRPDSDDGRLRVRFSQPVEPFLEKLGHIPLPPYIKRPDNAADRERYQTVFAAKAGAVAAPTAGLHFDDALLAALEARGVERATVTLHVGIGTFKPVTADLVHEHRMESERFEIPATTARALHRTRQRGGRVVAVGTTVVRTLEGAARQGLESGSGRTDLFITPGFQFQRVDLLLTNFHLPKSTLLMLVSAFGGRRRMLAAYREAIAEGYRFYSYGDAMLLARADAATAESPPSGNSNQEKRVTSED, encoded by the coding sequence ATGCTGACCGACGACTTCGATTTCGAGCTTCCCGAGGCGGCCATCGCCCAGCAGCCGGTGGCCCGCGGCAGCAGTCGCCTGCTGGTGGTCGACGAAGCCGCCCGGGAGCGCCGCCATCGCAGAGTCTCCGACCTGGCGGATCTACTCCTGCCCGGCGACCTGCTGGTGGTCAACGACACCCGAGTGATTCCGGCCCGGCTCTTCGCCCGCCGCGCCGCCACCGGCGCCCGCATCGAGCTGCTGCTGATCGAGAAGGTCGACGACACCCTGTGGGACGTCCTCGCCCGCCCCGGACGCAAAGCCCGCCCCGGCACCCGACTCGAGCTCGCCGAGGGTCTCGAGGGGCGCACCGAATCACGCCCCGACAGCGATGACGGTCGCCTGCGGGTGCGCTTTTCGCAACCTGTCGAGCCCTTTCTGGAGAAGCTCGGCCACATCCCCCTGCCGCCCTACATCAAGCGCCCCGACAACGCCGCTGATCGAGAGCGCTATCAGACCGTCTTCGCGGCCAAGGCGGGGGCCGTCGCCGCCCCGACGGCGGGCCTGCACTTCGACGACGCCCTCCTCGCCGCCCTTGAGGCGCGCGGCGTCGAGCGCGCCACCGTCACCCTCCACGTCGGCATCGGCACCTTCAAGCCGGTGACGGCGGACCTGGTGCACGAGCACCGCATGGAGTCGGAGCGCTTCGAGATTCCGGCCACGACGGCGCGCGCCCTGCACCGGACTCGGCAGCGCGGCGGTCGGGTGGTGGCCGTCGGCACGACCGTGGTGCGCACCCTCGAAGGGGCAGCTCGCCAGGGTCTCGAAAGCGGCTCGGGCCGCACCGATCTCTTCATCACGCCGGGGTTCCAGTTTCAGCGCGTCGACCTGCTGTTGACCAACTTCCACCTCCCCAAGTCGACTCTCCTGATGCTGGTCAGCGCCTTCGGCGGCCGGCGCCGAATGTTGGCGGCCTACCGCGAAGCGATCGCCGAGGGCTATCGCTTCTACTCCTACGGCGACGCCATGCTGCTGGCGCGGGCAGACGCCGCGACGGCCGAATCGCCACCGAGTGGGAACTCGAACCAAGAAAAGCGCGTAACTAGCGAAGACTGA
- a CDS encoding MFS transporter, producing the protein MNSETRRTEEEAATGPSHRKPLAVLFFTVLIDLLGFGMILPLLPFYAQEFGASDFQIGLLLAAFSAAQLVMAPILGILSDRYGRRPVLLTAIAIGFFAYLLFAAPSLPGAPGPLATHGIWVLMVARFVAGSAAANFAVAPAYIADILPAGQRSKGMGMLGAAFGLGFVGGPALGALLGTWGLAAVALGPAVLSFVNWGLAYFYLPESLAAENRRRTPWNPFDGFRRLTGNPHLKGLLTLFFLVTLCFSLMEATLALYCQHRFEFGQRETAWLFVYIGVLLVIVQGGLIGRMARRFGDRRMAIVGIAGIAAGLLALPLAPGLATLGLAGALLAFGSGFYNPTSMALISRITGSATQGEVQGLSRFFGSLARVLGPLGGTWLFERVGPAMPFQAAAALMAATCLFAWPVLRRLRGPDGEPI; encoded by the coding sequence TTGAACAGCGAAACACGCCGGACCGAGGAGGAGGCCGCGACCGGGCCGAGCCACCGCAAGCCCCTTGCGGTGCTGTTCTTCACCGTTCTGATCGACCTGCTGGGCTTCGGCATGATCCTGCCGCTGCTGCCCTTCTACGCCCAGGAGTTCGGAGCCAGCGACTTTCAGATCGGGCTGCTGCTGGCGGCCTTCAGCGCCGCCCAGCTGGTGATGGCGCCGATCCTCGGCATCCTCTCCGATCGCTACGGCCGGCGTCCGGTCCTGTTGACCGCAATCGCCATCGGCTTCTTCGCTTACCTGCTGTTCGCGGCGCCTTCTCTGCCGGGAGCTCCGGGGCCCCTGGCAACCCACGGCATCTGGGTGCTGATGGTGGCGCGCTTCGTCGCCGGCAGCGCCGCCGCCAACTTCGCCGTCGCCCCGGCCTACATCGCCGACATCCTGCCCGCCGGCCAGCGCAGCAAGGGCATGGGCATGCTCGGCGCCGCCTTCGGCCTCGGCTTCGTCGGCGGCCCCGCCCTCGGCGCCTTGCTCGGCACCTGGGGGCTGGCGGCGGTCGCCCTCGGACCGGCCGTCCTGTCCTTCGTCAACTGGGGGCTGGCCTACTTCTACCTGCCGGAATCGCTCGCCGCCGAAAATCGCCGCCGCACCCCGTGGAACCCCTTCGACGGTTTTCGCCGCCTGACCGGCAATCCGCACCTCAAGGGCTTGCTCACGCTGTTCTTCCTGGTCACCCTCTGCTTCTCGCTGATGGAGGCCACCCTCGCCCTCTACTGCCAGCACCGCTTCGAGTTCGGGCAGCGCGAGACCGCCTGGCTGTTCGTCTACATCGGCGTTCTCCTGGTGATCGTCCAGGGCGGCTTGATCGGCCGCATGGCCCGCCGCTTCGGCGACCGCCGCATGGCCATCGTCGGCATCGCCGGCATCGCCGCCGGCCTCCTCGCCTTGCCCTTGGCACCGGGCCTCGCCACGCTCGGTCTCGCCGGCGCCCTGCTGGCCTTCGGCTCCGGTTTCTACAACCCCACGTCGATGGCGCTGATCAGTCGCATCACCGGCAGCGCCACCCAGGGAGAAGTGCAAGGCCTGTCGCGCTTCTTCGGATCCCTGGCCCGCGTCCTCGGTCCCCTCGGCGGAACCTGGCTGTTCGAGCGCGTCGGCCCGGCGATGCCGTTCCAAGCCGCCGCCGCTCTGATGGCGGCCACCTGCCTGTTCGCCTGGCCGGTGCTGCGCCGGCTGCGCGGCCCCGACGGCGAGCCGATCTGA
- a CDS encoding ABC transporter permease, protein MPERSLLTSWRRTPLITAGAVLIVGLALAALSAPWLASADPAHQFDIVAGKQILPGAQRYVLEFADNRLPQVAEEVVRRGDQLEITRSGRQRTFAEQEIANLTAEGLPPQRTFLLGTDRLSRDLWARLLYGGRISLVIGFLAALLALVLGVLVGSLAASGGRLVDAVLMRLVDTFLTIPPLFILLALVSLLSPGIEAIILLLGGTSWMTISRLVRAEILSLKERDFVRAAHGLGQHPLRVLLRHILPNALTPALVQTGLLVGNMILTESALSFLSFGVPEPASSWGKMVADVTGGPIDLWWMAVFPGSAIILTVIAFNLVTDGLRDALDPRRQRL, encoded by the coding sequence GTGCCTGAGCGCTCCCTGCTGACCTCGTGGCGACGGACGCCGCTGATCACCGCCGGCGCCGTCCTGATCGTCGGCCTCGCCCTCGCCGCCCTCTCCGCCCCCTGGCTGGCCTCGGCCGATCCCGCCCACCAGTTCGACATCGTCGCCGGCAAGCAAATCCTGCCCGGAGCCCAGCGCTACGTGCTCGAGTTCGCCGACAACCGTCTCCCCCAGGTCGCCGAGGAGGTGGTGCGCCGGGGAGATCAGCTCGAGATCACCCGTAGCGGCCGGCAGCGCACCTTCGCCGAACAGGAGATCGCCAATCTGACCGCCGAGGGCCTACCGCCGCAGCGGACGTTTCTGCTCGGTACCGACCGCCTGAGCCGCGACCTCTGGGCGCGACTCCTCTACGGCGGCCGCATCTCCCTGGTCATCGGCTTCCTCGCCGCCCTCCTCGCCCTCGTCCTCGGGGTGCTCGTCGGTAGCCTGGCGGCGAGCGGCGGAAGGCTGGTCGACGCCGTTCTGATGCGCCTCGTCGACACCTTCCTCACCATTCCTCCGCTGTTCATCCTGCTCGCCCTGGTCAGCCTGCTGTCACCGGGCATCGAGGCCATCATCCTGCTCCTCGGCGGAACCTCCTGGATGACCATCAGTCGCCTGGTGAGGGCCGAAATCCTGAGCCTCAAGGAGCGCGACTTCGTGCGCGCCGCCCACGGCCTCGGGCAGCATCCCCTGCGCGTCTTGCTGCGCCACATCCTGCCCAACGCCCTGACTCCGGCGCTGGTCCAGACCGGCTTGCTGGTCGGCAACATGATCCTCACCGAGTCGGCCCTGTCCTTTCTCAGCTTCGGCGTCCCGGAGCCGGCATCGAGCTGGGGCAAGATGGTCGCCGACGTTACCGGCGGACCGATCGATCTCTGGTGGATGGCGGTCTTTCCGGGCAGCGCCATCATCCTGACGGTGATCGCCTTCAACCTGGTCACGGACGGTCTCCGCGACGCCCTCGATCCCCGCCGGCAAAGACTCTGA